GAAGACGGCGATGTGGCGGAGGTCGTCGCGCTCGACCGCGGTCTGCGCCGCGACCGACTTCCGCTCCTCGCGCCGCCCGAACACCATCTCGAAGGCAATGACGAACAGCAGCAGCCCGCCGGCGATGCGGAAAGCCGGCAGCGAGATGCCGAGGAAGCCGATCAGCGGCTCGCCGACCAGCGCGAAGCCGATCAGCACCGCGCCGGCGATGAGCGTGGCGCGGATCGCGGTGGCGCGGCGCTCGGCGCGCGTCCGCCCCGCCGTCAGCACGACGAAGATCGGCGCCAGACCCGGCGGGTCGATGGTCACGAACAGCGTCACGATGGCGGAGAGCAGGTAGTCCACGCTGGCCCCGGCTAGACTCGTTTCGCCGGATCGTGCCAGCCGCGCGGGCATGGCGCCAGTGACCCCCTCATAATAACGCAGTTCGGGTTGCGCCGGCGGGGATTGCCGCCGCGGTGCGTCACGGCTATCCGGTTACGCGCCTGTTCAGGCCGCGTGATGTCAGGAGCGAGCGATGGGGGTGCGGATTACGCTGATCGGCGGCCCGACGGCTCTGATCGAGGCGGGCGGCTTGCGCTTTCTCACCGACCCGACCTTCGACGCGCCCGGCCAATACAAGCGGCCGAATTCCACCACGCTGGAAAAGACGGCGGGCCCGGCGCTGAGCGCCGATCAGGTCGGTCGTGTCGACGCCGTGCTGCTCAGCCACGATGAGCACGCCGACAATCTCGATGATTCCGGCCGGGCGTATCTGGCGCGTGCCGGACGGGTGCTTACCACCGCGGGCGGCGCCGAGCGCCTCGGGGGAACGGTGGAGGGCTTTGTGCCCTGGGCTTCGACCGAAGTGAAAGGCGCGAACGGCCGCAGCGCGCGCGTGACGGCGACGCCGGCGCGGCACGGGCCGGCCGGCGTCGAGCCGATCGCGGGCGACGTGGTGGGCTTCGTGATCGAGTTCGACGATGCAACACGCCCCGTTTACGTCACCGGCGATACCGTCTGGTACGATGGCGTCGCGGAAGTCGCGCGGCGCTTCCGGCCGGGTATCGTCATGCCGTTCGCCGGCGCCGCGCAGACGCGCGCGCCGTTTCACCTCACCATGAATACCAACGACGTCGTCGAGACCGCGCACGCCTTTCCCGACGCCGTCATCGTGCCGGTTCACTATGATAGCTGGACCCACTTCAAGCAGACGGCGAACGACCTCGACGTATCGTTCAACGCGCTGGGCTTCGCCAGGCAGTTGCGATTGCTGACGCCGGGTGTTGCTACGGAGATCGCCGTGCCCTGAGCGCAGCCGCTGTTTCGCCAGGCGGCGCCGGGAAGAACGGGGCGCGCCACGCAGCGGTTGCGGAAAGTCCGCGTGCCATGTTTATGTTGCGGCGCGGGGTCAGGGGCGGGACGTGAATGCAGGACGCGGCGTACCGTAAGCGGCTTGCGGCTGATTTGCCGAAATGGCTGGACGCCGGCTGGGTCAATGCCGACGGCGCCGCGGCGATCCTCGCCACCGCCGGCGACTACGACGGCGACGTGCGCTCGGGCCGCGCCGCGTTTGGCCTCTCCGCCATTCTCGGAACATTGGGCGCGCTGCTCGTCGGCCTCGCCGTGCTGGCATGGGTCGGCGCGCAGTGGGAGGCGGTGCCACGCATCGCCCGCTTCGTGCTGATCGTCGCGGCGATGTTCGTCGCCTACGCCGCCGCCTTCCAGTTCGACCGCCGTAAGCTTCGCATCTTCGCCGAGGCGGGCGTGCTCGCCGGCGGCCTGATCTACGCCGGCGCCATCGCGCTCATCGGCCAGACCTACCACCTGGCCGGCGATTTCGCCGGCGCGGTGATGCTGTTCGAGGCCGGCATCCTCGGCGCCGCGTTGTTCACCGGCTCGCCGACCATGACGGTGCTGGGCCTCGTCGGCGCCGGCTACTGGACGTGGCTGGCGACGGGCGAGAGCCATATCCAGCCGCACTGGCCGAGCCTCGCCGCGATCGCCATCGGCGTTCTCGTTTCGACGGTGCAGAATTCGCACTATGGCCGCATCGTCGCGGTGATCGCGGCGATGTACTGGGTGGCGCTCACCATCTTCGGGTTCGGCGACGCCCACCAGTGGACCTTTGCCGGCGGCGCAATGCTCTACGTCGCGGCAAGCTTCGCGATCTGGTCGCTCGGCGCGGCGCTCGCCGGCTTCCGCGGCACGCGGGTCGGCGCGCTGGGCGAAGCGATCCTGTGGCCAGGACTGTTCGCCGTCCTCCTGACGCTCGGCCTGTTGCAGGGCGCCGATCATCCGATGCACGCCGGCGAGGAC
The sequence above is drawn from the Bauldia sp. genome and encodes:
- a CDS encoding MarC family protein, which translates into the protein MPARLARSGETSLAGASVDYLLSAIVTLFVTIDPPGLAPIFVVLTAGRTRAERRATAIRATLIAGAVLIGFALVGEPLIGFLGISLPAFRIAGGLLLFVIAFEMVFGRREERKSVAAQTAVERDDLRHIAVFPLAIPLITGPGAISATILLASQAHSLGLMAGLIAIIIVLIAACLAVFLLAHDLERILGETGRIVVSRLLGLILAALAVQFVVDGITTIVKAAAATP
- a CDS encoding MBL fold metallo-hydrolase, whose protein sequence is MGVRITLIGGPTALIEAGGLRFLTDPTFDAPGQYKRPNSTTLEKTAGPALSADQVGRVDAVLLSHDEHADNLDDSGRAYLARAGRVLTTAGGAERLGGTVEGFVPWASTEVKGANGRSARVTATPARHGPAGVEPIAGDVVGFVIEFDDATRPVYVTGDTVWYDGVAEVARRFRPGIVMPFAGAAQTRAPFHLTMNTNDVVETAHAFPDAVIVPVHYDSWTHFKQTANDLDVSFNALGFARQLRLLTPGVATEIAVP
- a CDS encoding DUF2157 domain-containing protein, with the protein product MQDAAYRKRLAADLPKWLDAGWVNADGAAAILATAGDYDGDVRSGRAAFGLSAILGTLGALLVGLAVLAWVGAQWEAVPRIARFVLIVAAMFVAYAAAFQFDRRKLRIFAEAGVLAGGLIYAGAIALIGQTYHLAGDFAGAVMLFEAGILGAALFTGSPTMTVLGLVGAGYWTWLATGESHIQPHWPSLAAIAIGVLVSTVQNSHYGRIVAVIAAMYWVALTIFGFGDAHQWTFAGGAMLYVAASFAIWSLGAALAGFRGTRVGALGEAILWPGLFAVLLTLGLLQGADHPMHAGEDDLVPALVAAGAAVLLVAFAFTRKVVTVTDVAAVAVLSLGAIAFAFVQPPEDLVRNVIGGVLVVLASLWAVTLGQSGRHPIGKSIGLVAFGLEVIYLYVFTIGSRLDTALAFLVGGVLFIALSFVLFRIDRILTRRATAAAILAGLRASPPALEPIPVPDLPEPLRTVEIPEAPPASEGGEGEAKP